A region of Ignavibacteriota bacterium DNA encodes the following proteins:
- a CDS encoding WD40 repeat domain-containing protein translates to MHRLLFLLIFFSASWIVSYSQVNINLQNVPPLFNVNTEDFPLIRINVNVTDGGNFVALTQKDFYILEESMVCEPLEVTPLQGGWQTITYYTKLYDFTKNSEYNAQLLTLYKNLPYRINLRGRMEWLPILTVIAGINNQQIRNASWPIVQPGNSIPFQIKLNGYLQNSRTFQQIPIKIDSLTTQTPIFIIDWLGPEIGEKRQPPAEIAAGIDYLVNIRFTPLENIYYQDILTIHFNNGMKRNIPLYGNSFKVAIEKLLVLTEPKPGTVLSPCQDVTIKWQGHDPNNPVEIYYSTNAGLDWKMIDVVIDSTYTWRLPNIENRFFRFRVRQDFQNSKEEILSEDRLPVFAVNYNYPGTKLSSINSMGKVLTWNLATGGKSEILNRQFIEENDEFSEQRFYSFGIEYTAKDDKFYVGYRNFTLPFFMQNDTIAVFNSAEINPVKKIPLPQGFRVRNTKSDRLKKYVAVFPEYGSRILQYSMETDELLREINFESPIMDIAFNSNSDSAAVLLINGRVKLVRLDEFTVFDELYFNNFPNFLNIAYSPNGRFLSLGTQADNSGLRTNVYLVDIESKKIARVFDPSAGNPVALYFNPTSTSLVVGSETDKQIAMYDLTTNQNSSNMFGHSGIMTDMKMSPSGFSIVSTSNAFIDNIVYRTFTYPQEDQSAGNLILELPKITDEVVRIDDTYQGTFNLHNITSICNIGRSMADIQDAYFQNSVNFRMPAEWKRDTAFATECLNFDIVYNPLDTGIVSDTLILIHCSKQYKIPFETYSIPRTLTLLNDGFDFGDVCIGDTVRREFPLFRNDDPVPLIVNYTLLSDNEDAYFGNRRLIRDTVLEPGEIFIVDIMYVPSELGLHEAEIFIHHSNQVRIFKTSKIRGRGIGSFVDISHETLRFIPEIPVRGLLLKNSGLTDVFFENFRTSEPNVFEVLTPGGFNLKPGEETLIEIRWNTVDESQGQLIIDANPCLVQRFINLDFYRGSSVFTLPTVVTEAYNEDVRIPVIYSNSENGHYAGVRKFVGEFTVNSKIFLPVEIMTKFNRGELLSNTVQNGLRTFTIEVEGDFDKSDTLAVIKGVAGLTDTDRSLLIMTENSVWSKFVTTVRDTGEIIIDGICEDRYIVSRNAIIGEMLVIPNPAVVAAKIRFELLENAEIKCEIIDNTGNVTMICDDFNGIVGDNILDLNLAKFGTGNYKIRLSSQNDFSVINLIILR, encoded by the coding sequence ATGCATAGACTACTATTTTTACTGATTTTTTTCTCTGCGTCTTGGATAGTATCTTATTCACAGGTTAATATAAATTTACAGAATGTGCCTCCACTGTTTAATGTAAATACAGAGGATTTCCCGTTAATACGAATAAATGTCAATGTTACAGACGGTGGCAATTTTGTTGCGCTTACTCAAAAGGATTTTTATATCCTTGAAGAATCAATGGTTTGTGAGCCACTTGAAGTCACACCGCTACAGGGTGGATGGCAGACTATAACTTATTATACTAAACTTTATGACTTTACCAAAAACAGCGAATATAATGCTCAGCTTTTAACCTTGTACAAAAACCTTCCTTACAGAATAAATCTCAGGGGTAGAATGGAATGGCTTCCTATACTTACGGTAATTGCAGGTATTAATAATCAACAGATAAGAAATGCCAGCTGGCCTATTGTGCAGCCGGGTAATTCGATACCTTTTCAAATTAAGCTTAACGGCTATTTACAGAACTCCAGAACATTTCAGCAAATTCCAATTAAAATTGATTCATTAACAACTCAAACACCAATATTCATAATTGACTGGCTTGGTCCTGAAATAGGCGAAAAGCGTCAGCCACCTGCTGAAATTGCTGCGGGTATTGATTACCTTGTCAATATCAGATTTACTCCATTGGAAAATATATACTATCAGGATATACTTACAATTCATTTCAATAATGGTATGAAACGAAATATTCCACTTTATGGTAATTCATTCAAAGTGGCTATTGAAAAGTTATTAGTACTTACCGAACCTAAGCCGGGTACAGTGCTTTCACCATGTCAGGATGTAACTATTAAATGGCAGGGTCACGATCCGAATAATCCGGTCGAAATCTATTACAGTACTAATGCCGGTCTTGATTGGAAGATGATTGATGTTGTTATAGACTCAACTTATACCTGGCGACTTCCTAATATTGAAAATCGCTTTTTTAGATTCAGAGTTCGACAGGATTTTCAAAATAGTAAAGAGGAAATTCTCAGCGAGGACAGATTACCGGTTTTTGCCGTAAATTATAATTATCCAGGGACAAAGCTATCTTCTATAAACTCAATGGGTAAGGTGCTTACTTGGAATTTAGCAACAGGTGGTAAATCTGAAATATTAAATCGTCAATTTATAGAAGAAAATGATGAATTTTCTGAACAAAGGTTTTATTCTTTTGGCATCGAATATACTGCAAAAGATGACAAATTTTATGTTGGATACCGCAATTTTACCTTGCCTTTCTTTATGCAGAATGATACAATCGCTGTATTCAATTCCGCTGAAATAAATCCTGTAAAGAAAATACCTTTGCCGCAAGGATTCAGAGTTAGAAATACTAAGAGTGACAGACTTAAAAAATATGTTGCAGTTTTTCCGGAATACGGCTCAAGAATATTACAATATTCGATGGAAACAGATGAACTATTACGAGAGATAAATTTCGAATCTCCGATTATGGATATTGCGTTCAATTCAAATTCTGATTCTGCTGCTGTTCTTCTGATAAATGGCAGGGTTAAACTCGTTAGATTGGATGAATTTACAGTCTTTGATGAGTTGTATTTTAATAATTTTCCCAATTTTCTGAATATTGCTTATTCTCCAAACGGAAGATTTTTATCACTCGGAACTCAAGCAGATAATTCTGGCTTAAGAACAAACGTTTATTTAGTGGATATAGAATCCAAAAAAATCGCACGCGTTTTTGACCCATCAGCAGGAAATCCTGTCGCACTCTATTTTAATCCGACTTCTACATCCCTTGTAGTCGGTTCTGAAACTGACAAGCAAATCGCAATGTATGACTTAACCACAAATCAAAATAGCTCAAATATGTTTGGACATTCAGGTATTATGACTGATATGAAGATGTCTCCATCAGGGTTTTCGATAGTATCCACATCTAATGCATTTATTGATAATATAGTATATCGCACATTTACATATCCACAAGAAGACCAAAGTGCGGGAAATTTAATTCTTGAACTGCCAAAAATTACTGACGAAGTTGTAAGAATTGATGATACATATCAAGGGACATTTAATCTGCATAATATAACTTCAATATGTAATATTGGACGCTCAATGGCTGATATTCAGGATGCTTATTTCCAAAACTCTGTAAATTTCAGGATGCCGGCAGAATGGAAACGGGATACTGCTTTTGCAACCGAATGTCTTAATTTTGATATAGTCTATAATCCTCTTGATACAGGCATTGTCAGTGATACTTTGATATTAATTCATTGTTCGAAACAGTATAAAATACCATTTGAAACTTACTCGATTCCGCGTACATTAACTTTGCTTAATGATGGTTTTGATTTTGGAGATGTTTGTATTGGTGATACTGTCAGAAGGGAATTTCCTCTATTTAGAAATGACGACCCCGTCCCTTTAATCGTAAATTATACTTTATTATCTGATAATGAGGATGCATACTTCGGTAACAGAAGGCTTATAAGGGATACAGTTCTTGAACCCGGAGAAATATTTATTGTTGATATAATGTATGTACCTAGTGAACTCGGCCTGCATGAAGCAGAAATATTTATTCATCATTCAAATCAGGTCAGAATTTTCAAGACATCAAAAATCAGAGGTCGCGGAATTGGTTCATTTGTTGATATTTCTCATGAAACATTAAGATTTATTCCTGAAATACCTGTAAGGGGACTATTGCTTAAAAATTCCGGTTTGACTGATGTATTCTTTGAGAATTTCAGAACCTCAGAGCCAAATGTATTTGAAGTATTGACTCCCGGAGGTTTTAATTTAAAGCCCGGCGAGGAGACATTAATTGAAATTCGTTGGAATACTGTTGATGAGAGTCAGGGGCAGCTTATAATTGATGCAAACCCTTGTCTTGTTCAGAGATTTATCAATCTTGATTTTTATCGCGGCTCTAGTGTTTTCACACTTCCAACTGTTGTGACCGAAGCTTACAACGAAGATGTAAGAATTCCGGTAATATACAGCAATTCTGAAAATGGTCATTACGCAGGTGTTCGTAAATTTGTCGGTGAATTCACTGTGAATTCCAAAATATTCCTGCCCGTCGAAATTATGACAAAATTCAACAGGGGAGAGCTCTTAAGCAATACAGTTCAAAATGGTTTACGAACATTTACTATCGAAGTGGAAGGTGACTTTGATAAAAGCGATACCTTAGCTGTCATTAAAGGTGTTGCAGGTCTTACAGATACTGACAGGTCACTTCTTATAATGACTGAAAATTCCGTTTGGAGTAAATTTGTAACAACTGTAAGGGATACTGGTGAAATCATAATTGATGGAATTTGTGAAGATAGATACATTGTTTCGAGAAATGCAATTATCGGAGAAATGCTTGTAATACCAAATCCCGCAGTAGTAGCGGCAAAAATCAGATTTGAATTATTAGAAAATGCCGAAATTAAATGTGAGATTATTGACAACACAGGCAACGTTACAATGATTTGTGATGATTTCAATGGCATAGTTGGTGATAATATTCTTGATTTAAATCTCGCAAAATTTGGCACAGGAAATTATAAAATCAGATTAAGCTCCCAAAATGACTTCTCTGTAATCAATTTAATTATTTTAAGATAA
- a CDS encoding MFS transporter — protein sequence MKLISSIKSLPGKYWLLQFIQMLERLSYAALVLQMAVYISQKDLVGGLHFEHTEKGLIFLVWALVQNLTPVLTGGFADKFGRKRMLVIAIIIAVFGFFLAAFQREFYSFLFSVLIIGFGLGLYRPALYGMIADKVSSGNSSVAWGMNVMLINVAVFFAPPLAKYLESFSWQILFIGLGVILLFSIIPVLFIQDNNRNESNNSMIIKDTFRSLIEGKVIFIVLILSGFMIIYMQFYETLPNFIYDWIDTSDIALAMNLPESMTMQTSLGKMIEFKWLYNLNSGLIIIGVVFVNWMLSGFRITTSLIIGVIIAAVGLTFSGWSQYGIAAIIGMLIYTTGEMITNPNFSRYMSEIAPKEKKSTYMGFISLSLAIGLGGGSILGGYLYQNYAEKSSLAIDYINNNFKYNSELDHSNALMTLMNLTNTSAKGATELLWNEYSPQYIWLVFLVIGIISALLLYLFSRKYKLS from the coding sequence TTGAAATTAATATCATCAATAAAAAGTTTACCCGGAAAATATTGGCTTCTGCAATTTATACAAATGCTGGAAAGACTAAGCTATGCAGCTTTGGTTCTGCAAATGGCAGTTTATATTTCGCAGAAAGATTTAGTCGGTGGTCTTCATTTTGAGCATACCGAGAAGGGATTGATTTTTCTTGTTTGGGCTTTAGTTCAGAATCTTACACCCGTTCTGACCGGTGGTTTTGCTGATAAATTCGGCAGAAAGCGAATGCTTGTAATTGCAATTATAATTGCAGTATTTGGATTTTTCTTAGCAGCGTTTCAGAGAGAATTTTATTCATTTTTATTTTCAGTTTTGATTATAGGATTTGGATTAGGCTTGTACAGACCTGCACTTTATGGAATGATTGCTGATAAAGTCAGTTCAGGAAATTCCTCAGTAGCATGGGGTATGAATGTGATGCTTATAAATGTTGCAGTCTTTTTTGCCCCGCCACTTGCAAAATATCTTGAAAGTTTTTCATGGCAAATATTATTTATAGGCTTGGGGGTTATTCTTTTATTTTCTATTATTCCTGTTCTTTTCATTCAGGATAATAACCGTAACGAAAGTAACAATTCAATGATTATAAAAGATACGTTCCGTAGCTTGATCGAAGGAAAAGTAATATTTATCGTGCTGATTCTATCAGGCTTTATGATCATTTATATGCAATTCTATGAAACACTTCCAAACTTTATTTATGATTGGATAGATACTTCCGATATCGCATTAGCAATGAATTTACCGGAAAGTATGACTATGCAGACAAGTCTTGGAAAGATGATAGAATTCAAATGGCTTTATAATCTTAATTCCGGTTTAATAATAATAGGAGTTGTATTTGTCAATTGGATGCTGTCAGGATTCCGAATAACAACAAGTTTGATTATAGGTGTAATAATTGCTGCAGTCGGTTTGACATTTTCAGGGTGGTCGCAATACGGTATTGCAGCGATAATTGGTATGTTAATTTATACAACAGGTGAAATGATTACAAATCCCAATTTCAGTCGCTATATGTCAGAAATTGCACCCAAAGAGAAAAAATCTACTTATATGGGTTTTATAAGTCTGTCGCTTGCTATTGGACTTGGAGGCGGGTCAATTCTTGGAGGATATTTGTACCAGAATTATGCTGAGAAAAGCTCACTTGCAATTGATTATATTAACAATAATTTTAAATATAACTCTGAACTTGACCATTCCAACGCTCTTATGACTTTAATGAATCTTACAAATACTTCTGCAAAAGGTGCTACCGAATTACTATGGAATGAATATTCACCTCAATATATATGGCTTGTTTTTTTAGTTATCGGAATTATTTCTGCACTTCTTTTATATCTGTTTTCGAGAAAATATAAATTAAGTTGA
- a CDS encoding SLC13/DASS family transporter yields the protein MKTNKIIANSKPIGFFSGLILFILLLIFPISSQHPTESLMAAVAVLMIIWWITEALPLGVTSLVPIVAMPFLGLIAGNDIAREYFNSTILIFLGGFLIALSMQKWMLHKRISLIIIKLLGTSNTGIVLGFMTASAVLSMFISNVATTVMLLPIGMAFIYELEEEYGAPAVKTFAVSIMLGIAYASSIGGIGTLIGTAPNLIFQRVYEMSFPELPKITFANWLIFGLPVTITMLFFTWFLLSKVLFKPHTALQIDRKIIQEQLLKLGKISYEEKIVLFVFLTTVLLWLFRTPIDLDFIVISGWSELMPNQGFIDDGTVAILSGLILFILPSKFKDNNKRSKLLDIDVLAKVPWEVILIFGGGFALAKGFTDSGLSILIGNNINNIHDLPPFVMIASISTSLTFLTEMTSNTATTNAILPLLASISKSNNINPLILMLPATLSASFAFMLPVGTPPNAIVYGSGKILIADMIKAGIILNITGILIISIYMIIVINYLAFI from the coding sequence GTGAAAACCAACAAAATAATTGCAAACTCAAAGCCGATTGGATTTTTTTCAGGGCTGATTTTATTTATACTGCTTCTGATTTTTCCAATTAGTTCACAACATCCAACAGAATCATTAATGGCTGCTGTAGCAGTACTTATGATTATATGGTGGATTACTGAAGCACTACCGCTTGGTGTAACTTCACTTGTACCGATAGTTGCAATGCCTTTTTTGGGGCTTATAGCAGGAAATGACATAGCCAGAGAATATTTCAACAGCACGATTTTAATATTCTTAGGCGGATTCTTAATCGCACTTTCGATGCAAAAGTGGATGCTTCATAAACGAATTTCTCTTATAATCATAAAATTATTGGGTACGAGCAATACCGGGATTGTACTTGGATTTATGACTGCTTCTGCTGTACTTTCGATGTTTATATCAAATGTTGCAACAACAGTGATGCTTCTTCCAATTGGTATGGCTTTTATCTATGAGCTTGAGGAAGAATACGGTGCACCGGCGGTGAAAACATTTGCAGTGAGCATAATGCTTGGAATTGCTTACGCTTCATCAATTGGAGGTATAGGTACTCTTATAGGAACAGCTCCAAATCTTATTTTCCAACGTGTTTACGAAATGAGTTTTCCCGAACTTCCTAAAATCACTTTTGCTAATTGGTTGATTTTCGGTTTGCCTGTTACGATAACAATGCTTTTTTTTACATGGTTTTTGCTTTCTAAAGTATTATTTAAGCCTCATACTGCCCTGCAAATAGATAGAAAAATTATTCAGGAACAGCTCTTAAAATTAGGGAAGATAAGTTATGAGGAAAAAATTGTTTTATTTGTTTTTTTAACTACTGTGCTTCTATGGCTTTTCAGAACTCCAATTGACCTCGATTTTATAGTAATTTCCGGATGGTCTGAATTAATGCCTAATCAAGGTTTTATTGATGACGGTACAGTGGCGATTTTATCAGGATTGATATTATTTATACTTCCATCCAAGTTTAAGGATAATAATAAAAGAAGTAAACTGCTTGACATTGATGTGCTTGCTAAAGTCCCCTGGGAAGTGATTTTAATTTTCGGCGGTGGTTTTGCTCTTGCAAAAGGCTTTACTGATTCCGGGCTTTCAATACTGATTGGCAATAATATTAATAATATACATGATTTGCCGCCTTTTGTAATGATTGCTTCAATATCAACATCTCTTACATTTCTAACTGAGATGACATCAAATACGGCAACAACAAATGCAATATTGCCACTATTGGCTTCAATATCTAAATCCAATAATATTAACCCCTTAATTTTAATGTTGCCTGCAACTCTTTCGGCATCATTTGCTTTCATGTTACCTGTTGGAACACCACCAAATGCAATTGTTTACGGCTCAGGAAAAATTCTCATTGCAGATATGATAAAAGCAGGAATAATTTTGAATATCACCGGAATTCTAATAATTTCAATATACATGATTATAGTTATAAACTATTTAGCATTTATTTGA
- the queA gene encoding tRNA preQ1(34) S-adenosylmethionine ribosyltransferase-isomerase QueA: MKLSEFKYSTAKNSIAKFPAEPRDSAKLMLINKENGDINEMKFNNIIDLFHRGDSLVINETKVFPARLFGKKEKTNAKIEVMLLRELKAEDRIWDVLVEPARKVRIGNKIYFDNGKFYCEVIDNTTSRGRTVRFSYEGNLFSIIERIGEMPIPEYIKREPTDLDKQSYQTVFASENQLASIAPPTAGLHFTEDILAKLESKGVKIVRLVLNIGQGIFEKIEVEDLTKHRMYSEYFEISREAAETINKSLKLKKNVFAVGASVVRALEASVLTTGAVKPNRGWTDKFIYPPYEFKIATHFITNFHPPASPSMLMASAFAGHDNLMKSYKRALKNDYRFFAYGDAMMIY; the protein is encoded by the coding sequence ATGAAGTTATCGGAATTTAAATACTCAACAGCAAAAAATAGCATTGCTAAGTTTCCGGCTGAACCACGTGATTCTGCTAAATTGATGCTTATCAACAAAGAAAACGGCGATATAAATGAAATGAAATTCAATAATATCATTGACTTATTTCATCGCGGTGATTCACTTGTCATCAATGAAACAAAAGTATTTCCTGCAAGACTTTTTGGCAAAAAGGAGAAGACCAATGCCAAAATCGAAGTAATGTTGCTCCGTGAACTAAAAGCTGAAGATAGGATTTGGGATGTACTTGTTGAGCCCGCTAGAAAAGTAAGAATTGGAAATAAAATCTATTTCGATAACGGCAAATTTTATTGCGAAGTAATTGATAATACCACTTCAAGAGGCAGAACAGTAAGGTTCAGTTATGAAGGAAATTTATTCAGCATTATTGAACGAATCGGCGAAATGCCAATACCTGAGTATATCAAAAGAGAACCAACAGACCTCGATAAACAAAGCTATCAGACTGTTTTTGCAAGCGAAAATCAACTCGCCTCAATAGCTCCTCCTACCGCCGGGTTACATTTCACAGAAGATATTCTCGCGAAATTGGAGAGTAAAGGGGTAAAAATTGTTAGGTTGGTGCTCAATATTGGTCAAGGCATTTTTGAGAAAATCGAAGTTGAAGATTTGACTAAACACCGAATGTATTCAGAATATTTCGAAATCTCAAGAGAAGCTGCTGAAACCATAAATAAATCATTGAAGCTCAAGAAAAATGTATTTGCGGTTGGAGCTAGTGTGGTTCGTGCTTTAGAAGCTTCTGTACTTACAACAGGTGCAGTAAAACCTAATCGTGGTTGGACTGACAAGTTTATTTACCCACCTTATGAATTTAAAATTGCAACTCATTTCATTACTAATTTTCATCCGCCTGCTTCACCTTCGATGCTTATGGCATCTGCATTTGCCGGACATGATAATTTAATGAAATCTTACAAAAGAGCACTAAAAAATGATTACAGATTTTTTGCTTATGGCGACGCCATGATGATTTACTGA
- the htpG gene encoding molecular chaperone HtpG yields MSNEVSATQQEFEFKAEMKQLLHLIIHSLYTHPEVFLRELVSNSSDAMNKVRIKKLTDSEIISPDTELRINIMINKEQQTFSIEDFGIGMTKEELINNLGVVASSGTLNFLKSAKESGKPIDANLIGQFGVGFYSVFMVTDEVVVETRSSEPFSKSYKWTSNGEASYTIEESERDTRGTKISFKFKDEYSDFADEFRIKNILTKYSNFVEFPIYVNNEKANKVEALWHKKKDDINDEELTEFYKFISNDYQDPLGHLHLNIEGNINFKALLFIPSVAPATLFRDFNEKSVQLYSNKIFIQDNAIDLIPEYLRFLRGVVDTEDLPLNVSREVTQNSPIMAKIRNVITSKTLSMLDEWADKEKEKYNKFFIQFGALFKTGLNSDFTNKDKITELLRFETSEFPEGELRSLNSYVASMKPDQKDIYYATGNTREQLEKNPNLEYFKKNNLEVIYFTDPVDLFVMPYLFEYDGKKVVSIEKAEIDIKEDDTKQTDTIGKDAANSLVDEFKKVLGDKVEDVIISKRLVDSPASVVLGKEGFDPQMEKMMKMMDKDFKASRRVLEINPSHQLIKNLSKLHIAGNNSELLSKSIQQIFEGSMLIDGNLENPVDFVKRMSEILTITTNQ; encoded by the coding sequence AAAAAATTAACTGATTCTGAAATAATCAGTCCAGATACCGAGCTTAGAATTAACATTATGATTAATAAAGAACAACAGACGTTCTCTATTGAAGATTTTGGTATTGGTATGACCAAAGAAGAATTGATTAATAATCTGGGTGTTGTAGCCAGTTCCGGCACACTAAATTTTCTTAAATCTGCCAAAGAATCAGGTAAGCCAATTGATGCAAATTTGATTGGTCAGTTTGGCGTCGGATTTTATTCCGTCTTTATGGTCACAGACGAAGTTGTCGTCGAAACTCGCAGTTCTGAGCCATTTTCCAAGTCTTACAAATGGACATCCAACGGCGAAGCTTCATACACAATTGAAGAAAGCGAACGGGATACGCGCGGTACAAAAATTTCATTCAAGTTTAAAGATGAATACTCTGATTTTGCCGATGAATTCAGAATCAAAAATATCCTAACAAAATACTCGAATTTTGTCGAATTCCCTATTTATGTCAACAACGAAAAAGCCAATAAAGTTGAAGCTTTATGGCATAAGAAAAAGGATGACATTAATGATGAGGAGCTTACTGAGTTTTATAAATTTATAAGCAATGATTATCAGGACCCGCTTGGGCATTTACATTTGAATATTGAGGGCAATATAAATTTCAAGGCACTTTTGTTTATACCGTCTGTAGCACCTGCAACTTTATTCAGAGATTTTAATGAAAAATCTGTTCAACTTTATTCAAATAAAATATTTATTCAGGATAATGCAATTGATTTGATTCCTGAATATCTCAGATTCCTGCGCGGTGTAGTTGATACAGAAGATTTACCTTTGAATGTATCTCGTGAAGTTACACAAAACAGCCCTATAATGGCGAAAATCCGAAATGTGATTACTTCAAAAACTTTGTCAATGCTCGATGAATGGGCTGACAAAGAAAAAGAAAAATATAACAAATTTTTTATTCAGTTCGGTGCTTTGTTTAAAACCGGATTAAATTCAGATTTCACAAATAAAGACAAAATTACCGAATTACTCAGATTTGAAACTTCTGAATTTCCTGAGGGAGAGCTCCGTTCTCTAAATTCTTACGTAGCTTCAATGAAACCTGATCAAAAAGATATTTATTACGCAACCGGAAATACACGAGAACAACTAGAAAAGAATCCAAATTTAGAGTATTTCAAAAAGAATAATTTAGAAGTTATTTATTTCACAGACCCGGTTGATTTATTTGTTATGCCATATTTATTTGAATATGACGGTAAGAAAGTAGTTTCAATCGAGAAAGCTGAAATTGACATTAAGGAAGATGATACTAAGCAAACTGATACAATTGGCAAAGATGCAGCTAATTCTTTAGTAGATGAATTCAAAAAAGTATTAGGAGACAAAGTAGAAGATGTCATAATCTCGAAACGTCTTGTTGATTCACCCGCTTCAGTTGTACTTGGCAAGGAAGGATTTGATCCGCAAATGGAAAAAATGATGAAAATGATGGATAAGGACTTCAAGGCATCAAGGAGAGTTCTTGAAATTAATCCAAGTCATCAGCTCATAAAAAATCTCTCCAAATTGCATATTGCAGGAAATAATTCCGAGCTTTTATCAAAAAGTATTCAACAGATTTTCGAAGGCTCTATGCTTATAGATGGCAATTTGGAAAACCCTGTTGATTTTGTCAAAAGAATGTCTGAAATTCTTACAATAACAACCAATCAATAA
- a CDS encoding DHH family phosphoesterase gives MNINEVLLIVKDKIEKSRYIIISTHTNPDGDAIGSEIALRNLVKHLGKKVYIINDSPTPDNLKFLDTENSILHFDKSRDIQHFYSADLIIIVDLNDPKRLKSVQEPVSNSRAFKIVIDHHIEPQKFADLYAINTEETSTGQMIFNLIRIFENFIIDSQTASAIYAAIMTDTGSFRFPGTNQETHITIGKLIECGADPVSIYDNIYNTGSLAATHILGEALRNIKLYIDGKMSLMMITDDMFRSTGAKNEDIDNFVEKTLALKGIQLGVLISNMPSKNEIRVSFRSKGVISARQLAAKFGGGGHFHAAGARLFDMSLDDAKSKIIEEAAKLF, from the coding sequence ATGAATATCAATGAAGTTTTACTTATTGTCAAAGATAAAATTGAAAAATCAAGATATATAATTATCTCTACTCATACAAATCCTGATGGAGATGCAATCGGTTCTGAAATTGCACTCAGGAATTTGGTGAAACACCTTGGTAAAAAGGTTTACATAATTAATGACAGTCCAACACCGGATAATTTAAAATTCCTTGATACTGAAAATTCAATACTTCATTTTGATAAATCAAGAGATATCCAACATTTTTACTCCGCTGACTTGATAATAATTGTTGATCTCAACGACCCCAAAAGACTAAAATCAGTTCAGGAACCGGTTTCAAACAGTCGAGCTTTCAAAATAGTAATTGACCATCATATTGAGCCCCAGAAATTTGCTGACCTTTATGCTATTAATACAGAAGAAACATCAACAGGGCAGATGATTTTTAATTTGATAAGGATTTTTGAAAATTTTATCATTGACTCTCAGACTGCATCTGCAATTTATGCAGCGATAATGACTGATACTGGCAGTTTCAGATTCCCTGGAACAAATCAAGAAACTCATATTACAATTGGAAAATTAATTGAGTGCGGTGCTGATCCGGTTAGTATTTATGATAATATTTATAACACAGGATCGCTTGCTGCCACACATATCTTAGGTGAAGCTCTTAGAAATATTAAATTGTATATTGATGGAAAAATGTCTCTAATGATGATAACTGATGATATGTTCCGAAGTACAGGAGCAAAGAATGAAGATATTGATAACTTTGTTGAGAAAACCCTTGCTCTCAAAGGAATTCAGTTGGGTGTTCTAATTTCTAATATGCCTTCTAAAAATGAAATTCGTGTATCTTTCCGCTCAAAAGGCGTTATCTCGGCGCGACAATTAGCTGCTAAATTTGGTGGTGGTGGACATTTTCATGCAGCAGGCGCACGACTTTTCGACATGAGTCTTGATGATGCAAAGTCAAAAATAATAGAAGAAGCAGCTAAGTTGTTTTAA